In Lentibacillus sp. JNUCC-1, the genomic window GCTTGTTAAGGGTTAACGTGATTATTGCAATCATTGCCGCAGCACTCACTGCAGGGTTGATGGCTGGTCTGTCAATGGTGGACTCAGTCACAATGCTCGTGAATGGAATGGGAGGACAGTCTGAAACAGCGCTCAGTTATATTTTGCTTGGGGCCTTTGCCGTTGCCATCAGCTACACAGGCATTACGTCAATTCTTGTTCGTCAGCTCATCAAAATATTAACAGGTAAACGGATTTTGCTGCTGTTCGTCATCGCAGGCGTTGCATCATTATCTCAAAACCTTGTACCTGTGCATATTGCATTTATACCTATATTAATCCCACCGTTGCTAAAGTTATTTGACGACATGCAAATCGATCGCCGGGCGGTTGCGACAGCTTTGACATTCGGTTTAAAAGCCCCTTACATTATGATCCCGGCCGGTTTTGGGATACTATTTCATAAAACCATTGTAAAAGGGATGGAACAAAATGGCGTTTCATTATCAATGAGCGATGCCGCTCTGGCTATGCTGATTCCCGGGTCTGGCATGATTGTTGGTCTCGTCATTGCGATTCTTTTCACCTATCGTAAAAAACGGGATCCGATTCCCGGTGCAGGCGGAAGTGATGGGGTAATCATACCTGAAGAAAAAGATGTCACGTTTAATAAAACACATGCTTTAACACTGGTTGCAATCGTCGCTGCACTTGTTGTTCAAATTGTGACGCAGAATTTAATTATCGGTGCTTTGACTGGTCTTGTACTCATGTTTCTCTTTGTCGCTGTTCCGTTCAAAAAAGGCGAGAAAGTTATGGCTGACGGGATCAGCATGATGGGCATGATTGCAATTGTGATGCTTGTTGCCTCAGGATTTGGCAATGTATTGACAGAAACAGGAGCAGTAGATGCTCTCGTAGAAGCGTCTTCAGGCTTCCTGAGTGGAAATAAATCACTTGTTGCGATTGTGCTGCTTTTGGTTGGCTTGCTTGTCACGATCGGTATTGGTTCATCATTTGGCACCATTCCGATTATCGCGGCATTGTTCGTTCCAATCTGTGTTACGGCTGGCTTTTCACCGCTGGCAACTGCAGCTTTAATCGGAACTGCCGGTGCACTTGGTGATGCAGGGTCACCAGCATCTGACAGCACACTTGGACCGACATCTGGGCTGAATGCTGACGGGAAACACCACCACATTTGGGATACATGTGTGCCGACATTTATTCACTTTAACATTCCGCTCGTGATCTTCGGCTGGGCCGGAGCCATGTTATTATAAGTATAAAGTTCAGACCTCCGTTTAAACTAAGCAAAAACGGAGGTCTGTTATGCGCTACGATCATAAACGAATGATATGTGTTGTCCTGAGTGCCTTGTTGCTGCTCTCCATTCTCCCGGTATCCACGGCCATGGGCGCCGGTTATGGCTGGGGCTATAAGAAAAATAACGACCACACCATTCCTGATGTGGGGAAATATAAAGCAATGCTGGATGAGTACGGGGCCTATTATGCTGATCATTCCGGCGATAAAGTCATCTATCTAACCTTTGATAACGGCTATGAAGAAGGGTATACGGGTGATGTGCTTGACGTTTTAAAAGAGGCGAATGTGCCGGCTGCGTTTTTTGTAACAGGGCATTATGTTGAAAGTGAACCAAAATTGGTCAAACGTATGTCTGATGAAGGCCACATCATTGGGAATCACTCATTCCATCATCCAGACTTTACGATTATGTCCAAAGCATCTATTCAAGAAGAACTTGAAAGTCTGGAATCAGCTGTGGCTGAAGTTTCAGGACAGAAATCCATGAAATACTTGCGTCCGCCCCGGGGCACTTTTAGCAAAGATACATTGAAATGGGCGCATGAACTCGGCTATGTCCACGTGTTCTGGTCACTGGCTTTTAAAGATTGGAACACAGATCAGCAGAAGGGGTGGGAATACGCCTATAATCAGGTAATGGATCAGGTTCATCCCGGCGCCATTATGCTGCTTCATGCTGTGTCATCTGACAACGCTGAAGCACTGGCCAAGCTGATCCAGGATCTGAAAAAAGACGGTTACACCTTTAAAAGCCTTGACGAGCTCCTAATAAAAGATCTGCTTCCGGTTGGGTTTTATGAACTTTAATATGAAAAGCTCCATTGCTCCATTTGCAGTGGAGTTTTTTAATGATTTAATAGGAATTTTATTTAAAATGATCAAAAGGTTTGCTATGATTGTAATAAGTTAAAAAGGAGGCTTGCTTGTATGAAGAAAGAAGATCTGCTTGCACCGGACATGTATAACATTGCAATGGAAGTTGAAAAGTATGCCGGCTCCGGGAAAAAAGCGCTCGTTTGGATGGATGATCAAGGCCAGCGTGAAACGGCAACATATGATGAA contains:
- a CDS encoding Na+/H+ antiporter family protein, producing MEWVVIVSVLVMTVLSLLRVNVIIAIIAAALTAGLMAGLSMVDSVTMLVNGMGGQSETALSYILLGAFAVAISYTGITSILVRQLIKILTGKRILLLFVIAGVASLSQNLVPVHIAFIPILIPPLLKLFDDMQIDRRAVATALTFGLKAPYIMIPAGFGILFHKTIVKGMEQNGVSLSMSDAALAMLIPGSGMIVGLVIAILFTYRKKRDPIPGAGGSDGVIIPEEKDVTFNKTHALTLVAIVAALVVQIVTQNLIIGALTGLVLMFLFVAVPFKKGEKVMADGISMMGMIAIVMLVASGFGNVLTETGAVDALVEASSGFLSGNKSLVAIVLLLVGLLVTIGIGSSFGTIPIIAALFVPICVTAGFSPLATAALIGTAGALGDAGSPASDSTLGPTSGLNADGKHHHIWDTCVPTFIHFNIPLVIFGWAGAMLL
- the pdaA gene encoding delta-lactam-biosynthetic de-N-acetylase, with product MRYDHKRMICVVLSALLLLSILPVSTAMGAGYGWGYKKNNDHTIPDVGKYKAMLDEYGAYYADHSGDKVIYLTFDNGYEEGYTGDVLDVLKEANVPAAFFVTGHYVESEPKLVKRMSDEGHIIGNHSFHHPDFTIMSKASIQEELESLESAVAEVSGQKSMKYLRPPRGTFSKDTLKWAHELGYVHVFWSLAFKDWNTDQQKGWEYAYNQVMDQVHPGAIMLLHAVSSDNAEALAKLIQDLKKDGYTFKSLDELLIKDLLPVGFYEL